Proteins from a genomic interval of Xanthomonas sp. AM6:
- a CDS encoding transporter substrate-binding domain-containing protein codes for MIRWLGACLLSAAAALPATAASSHLDAIAQRGALRVCTTGDYLPYSLLRADGRYEGIDIALAQSLAASLEVPVQWVPTRWATLLPDLLADRCDIAVGGISVSLPRQRHAWFSAVLDVDGKIPLVRCADQERYRDVARINRAEVRVIEPRGGTNEAFARRELPRAQLTLSDDNTAIFRELAEGRADVMITDASEARFQQRRNPGLCAVNPQQPLQYSEKAFLLPRDDMAWKAYVDQWLHLSKASGEYRKAQAPWLGEAADQHR; via the coding sequence ATGATCCGATGGCTGGGCGCCTGCCTGCTGAGCGCCGCCGCGGCGCTGCCGGCGACCGCCGCGAGTTCGCACCTGGACGCCATCGCGCAGCGCGGCGCGTTGCGCGTGTGCACCACCGGCGACTATCTGCCGTACAGCCTGCTGCGCGCGGACGGCCGCTACGAAGGCATCGACATCGCCCTGGCGCAATCGCTCGCGGCCAGCCTGGAGGTGCCGGTGCAGTGGGTGCCCACGCGCTGGGCGACGCTGCTGCCGGACCTGCTCGCCGATCGCTGCGACATCGCCGTCGGCGGCATCTCGGTGTCGCTGCCGCGGCAACGCCACGCCTGGTTCAGCGCCGTGCTCGACGTGGACGGCAAGATCCCGCTGGTGCGCTGCGCCGACCAGGAGCGCTATCGCGACGTCGCCCGGATCAACCGCGCCGAGGTCCGCGTGATCGAACCGCGCGGCGGCACCAACGAAGCCTTCGCCCGCCGCGAACTGCCGCGGGCGCAGCTGACCCTGTCCGACGACAACACCGCGATCTTCCGCGAACTGGCCGAAGGCCGCGCCGACGTGATGATCACCGACGCCTCCGAAGCGCGTTTCCAGCAGCGCCGCAATCCCGGCCTGTGCGCGGTGAACCCTCAACAGCCGCTGCAATACAGCGAGAAAGCGTTCCTGCTGCCGCGCGACGACATGGCGTGGAAGGCCTACGTGGACCAGTGGCTGCACCTGAGCAAGGCCAGCGGCGAATACCGCAAGGCACAGGCGCCGTGGCTGGGGGAGGCTGCGGACCAGCATCGGTAA
- the treA gene encoding alpha,alpha-trehalase TreA gives MSHAAPPCCTPLLSLSLGLLLGGCDTAAAQAAPAAVQTAPAPAPLTPDLAYPELFQAVQQQELFDDQKHFVDALPLRDPALINADYLAQRQQPGFDLRRFVAANFEESGPVQTEAIRQDTGLREHIDALWPLLVRRQVDVPAHSSLLSLPQPYVVPGGRFREVYYWDSYFTMLGLVESGETERSRQMLDNFAYLIDTYGHIPNGNRTYYLSRSQPPFFSHMVQLQAKVEGDAAYARYLPQLQKEYAYWMEGAQALAPGNAHAHVVRLADGSLLNRYWDARDTPRPEAWLHDVRTAAQAKDRPAAEVYRDLRAGAESGWDYSSRWLGDRKTLATIRTTAIVPVDLNSLLYHLESTLALACAKNPGAAGCDTDYAALASARKTAMDKHLWSDAGYYADYDWQQRRLRDQVTAAALYPLFVGVASPARAKRSAATVQAQLLRPGGLASTRLHTGQQWDEPNGWAPLQWIAVNGLRRYGQDALAQRIGSRFLARVQALFAQQHKLVEKYGVDAQASGGGGGEYALQDGFGWTNGVTLLLLDLYATPAAPATAAPAAQRQPEPEPATP, from the coding sequence ATGAGCCATGCCGCTCCTCCCTGCTGCACCCCGCTGCTGAGCCTGTCGCTGGGCCTGCTGCTGGGCGGCTGCGACACCGCCGCGGCGCAGGCCGCGCCGGCCGCGGTGCAGACCGCGCCCGCGCCCGCGCCGCTGACCCCGGACCTGGCCTACCCCGAACTGTTCCAGGCCGTGCAGCAGCAGGAACTGTTCGACGACCAGAAGCATTTCGTCGATGCGCTGCCGCTGCGCGACCCGGCGCTGATCAACGCCGACTACCTGGCCCAGCGCCAGCAGCCGGGCTTCGACCTGCGCCGCTTCGTCGCCGCCAACTTCGAGGAATCCGGCCCGGTGCAGACCGAGGCGATCCGCCAGGACACCGGCCTGCGCGAGCACATCGACGCGCTGTGGCCGCTGCTGGTGCGGCGCCAGGTGGACGTGCCGGCGCACAGCAGCCTGCTGTCCCTGCCGCAGCCGTACGTGGTGCCGGGCGGGCGCTTCCGCGAGGTCTACTACTGGGACTCGTACTTCACCATGCTCGGCCTGGTCGAGAGCGGCGAGACCGAGCGCAGCCGGCAGATGCTGGACAACTTCGCCTACCTGATCGACACCTACGGGCACATCCCCAACGGCAACCGCACCTACTACCTGAGCCGCTCGCAGCCGCCGTTCTTCTCGCACATGGTGCAGCTGCAGGCCAAGGTGGAAGGCGACGCCGCCTATGCGCGCTACCTGCCGCAGCTGCAGAAGGAATACGCGTACTGGATGGAAGGCGCGCAGGCGCTGGCGCCGGGCAACGCGCACGCGCACGTGGTGCGGCTGGCCGACGGCAGCCTGCTCAACCGCTACTGGGACGCGCGCGACACCCCGCGCCCGGAAGCCTGGCTGCACGACGTGCGCACCGCCGCGCAGGCCAAGGACCGCCCGGCCGCGGAGGTCTACCGCGACCTGCGCGCTGGCGCCGAGAGCGGCTGGGACTATTCCAGCCGCTGGCTCGGCGACCGCAAGACCCTGGCCACGATCCGCACCACCGCCATCGTCCCGGTCGACCTCAACAGCCTGCTCTACCACCTCGAATCGACCCTGGCCCTGGCCTGCGCCAAGAACCCCGGCGCAGCCGGCTGCGACACCGACTACGCGGCCCTGGCCAGCGCGCGCAAGACCGCGATGGACAAGCACCTGTGGAGCGATGCCGGCTACTACGCCGACTACGACTGGCAGCAGCGCCGCCTGCGCGACCAGGTCACCGCGGCGGCGCTGTATCCGCTGTTCGTCGGCGTCGCCTCGCCGGCGCGCGCCAAGCGCAGCGCCGCCACCGTGCAGGCGCAGCTGCTGCGTCCCGGCGGCCTGGCCAGCACCCGCCTGCACACCGGCCAGCAGTGGGACGAGCCCAACGGCTGGGCGCCGCTGCAGTGGATCGCGGTGAACGGCCTGCGCCGCTACGGCCAGGACGCGCTGGCGCAGCGCATCGGCAGCCGCTTCCTGGCCCGCGTGCAGGCGCTGTTCGCGCAGCAGCACAAGCTGGTGGAGAAGTACGGCGTGGACGCGCAGGCCAGCGGCGGCGGCGGCGGCGAATACGCCCTGCAGGACGGCTTCGGCTGGACCAACGGCGTGACCCTGCTGCTGCTGGACCTGTACGCCACGCCCGCGGCGCCGGCCACGGCCGCGCCGGCGGCGCAGCGCCAGCCCGAGCCGGAGCCGGCCACGCCCTGA
- a CDS encoding M28 family metallopeptidase, with protein sequence MKRPIMGMLALAVSGALMAAPPSAPGFDTQRISADVKTLASDAYEGRAPATPGEDKTVAYLSAQFQAAGLQPGGDLRDGKRLWTQAVPLRRADIVGTPQLAIEAGGQRQALTQGQQIAVRAALDGSSQVAIDGAPLVFVGYGVKAPERGWDDFKGVDLKGKIAVVLINDPDFETGKGAFDGKGMTYYGRWTYKYEEGARQGAAGVLIVHETAPASYGWATVASSNTNSMFDVVRDDPRSAHPALEGWIQRDVAADLFKRAGLDFEALKKQAQSREFKPVELKGERLHADYAVKSEVITSHNVVARLPGSTHPDDSVIYTAHWDHIGVGAPDANGDRIFNGALDNASGTAALLELGRVFAKGPAPQRSVVFLAVTAEEKGLLGSEYYASKPLYPLARTVAVINMDGMSPFGPSRDFGIYGTAKLDLLDELKTVAKRWDLRYTPDPKPEAGYFFRSDHFSFAKRGVPALSFAAGQDWVDGGIKAGKAAADDYTAKRYHQPGDEWLPSWTFAGAARDLQVLYTLGAELANSPQWPNWSSDSEFRATRDASAAQRR encoded by the coding sequence GTGAAGCGACCGATCATGGGCATGCTGGCGCTGGCGGTGTCCGGCGCACTGATGGCGGCGCCGCCGTCCGCGCCGGGCTTCGATACGCAGCGCATTTCCGCCGACGTCAAGACGCTGGCGTCCGACGCCTACGAGGGCCGCGCGCCGGCCACGCCGGGCGAGGACAAGACCGTGGCCTACCTGAGCGCGCAGTTCCAGGCCGCCGGCCTGCAGCCGGGCGGCGATCTGCGCGACGGCAAGCGCCTGTGGACGCAGGCGGTGCCGCTGCGCCGCGCCGACATCGTCGGTACCCCGCAGCTGGCGATCGAGGCCGGCGGCCAGCGCCAGGCATTGACCCAGGGCCAGCAGATCGCCGTGCGCGCCGCGCTCGACGGCAGCAGCCAGGTCGCCATCGACGGCGCGCCGCTGGTGTTCGTCGGCTACGGGGTCAAGGCGCCGGAGCGCGGCTGGGACGATTTCAAGGGCGTGGACCTCAAGGGCAAGATCGCGGTGGTGCTGATCAACGACCCGGACTTCGAGACCGGCAAGGGCGCGTTCGACGGCAAGGGCATGACCTACTACGGCCGCTGGACCTACAAGTACGAAGAAGGCGCGCGGCAGGGCGCGGCCGGCGTGCTGATCGTGCACGAGACCGCACCGGCCTCCTACGGCTGGGCCACGGTGGCCAGCTCCAACACCAACAGCATGTTCGACGTGGTCCGCGACGATCCCAGGTCCGCGCATCCCGCGCTCGAGGGCTGGATCCAGCGCGACGTCGCGGCGGACCTGTTCAAGCGCGCCGGGCTGGATTTCGAGGCGTTGAAGAAGCAGGCGCAATCGCGCGAGTTCAAGCCGGTGGAACTGAAGGGCGAGCGGCTGCACGCCGACTACGCGGTGAAGTCGGAGGTGATCACCTCGCACAACGTGGTCGCGCGGCTGCCCGGCAGCACCCACCCGGACGACAGCGTGATCTACACCGCGCACTGGGACCACATCGGCGTGGGCGCTCCGGACGCCAACGGCGATCGCATCTTCAACGGCGCGCTGGACAACGCCAGCGGCACCGCCGCGCTGCTGGAACTGGGCCGGGTGTTCGCCAAGGGCCCGGCGCCGCAGCGCTCGGTGGTGTTCCTGGCGGTCACCGCCGAGGAGAAGGGCCTGCTCGGCTCGGAGTACTACGCCTCCAAGCCGCTGTATCCGCTGGCGCGCACGGTGGCGGTGATCAACATGGACGGCATGAGCCCGTTCGGCCCGTCGCGCGATTTCGGCATCTACGGCACCGCCAAGCTGGACCTGCTCGACGAGCTGAAGACGGTCGCCAAGCGCTGGGACCTGCGCTACACGCCGGACCCGAAGCCGGAAGCGGGCTACTTCTTCCGCTCCGACCACTTCTCCTTCGCCAAGCGCGGCGTGCCGGCGCTGTCGTTCGCGGCCGGGCAGGACTGGGTGGACGGCGGGATCAAGGCGGGCAAGGCCGCCGCCGACGACTACACCGCCAAGCGCTACCACCAGCCCGGCGACGAATGGCTGCCGAGCTGGACCTTCGCCGGCGCCGCGCGCGACCTGCAGGTGCTGTACACGCTGGGCGCCGAGCTGGCCAACTCGCCGCAATGGCCCAACTGGAGCAGCGACTCGGAGTTCCGCGCCACCCGCGACGCCAGCGCCGCGCAGCGGCGGTGA
- a CDS encoding lytic transglycosylase domain-containing protein, translating into MACVRTLLSLLLCCCAIADAQARTVYRCVRDGTVSLATAPEPGSKCTPKELDDAAIATPNLWGSMGVFSGTLYEREQDGRLVYSTRNLPGSRPYLRFTAVTPPGEAAHPGLGKVGAPQLNMHAKHFRAAARATGVDDPWLRAIAHAESGFDAAAVSPKGAQGVMQLMPDVAKEYGVADPFAADQSIAGGARYMKALLRRYDGDRTLAAAAYNAGIGTVARYRGVPPYAETREYIDKVMALYQRYREAMGIKAETPAQ; encoded by the coding sequence ATGGCCTGTGTCCGAACGCTGCTGAGCCTGCTGCTGTGCTGCTGCGCCATCGCCGATGCGCAGGCGCGCACGGTGTACCGCTGCGTGCGCGACGGCACGGTCAGCCTGGCCACCGCGCCGGAGCCGGGCTCCAAGTGCACGCCGAAGGAACTCGACGATGCCGCGATCGCCACGCCCAACCTGTGGGGCAGCATGGGCGTGTTCAGCGGCACCCTGTACGAGCGCGAGCAGGACGGGCGGCTGGTGTATTCCACGCGCAACCTGCCCGGCTCGCGCCCGTACCTGCGCTTCACCGCGGTGACCCCGCCGGGCGAGGCTGCGCATCCGGGCCTGGGCAAGGTCGGCGCGCCACAGTTGAACATGCACGCCAAGCACTTCCGTGCCGCGGCGCGCGCCACCGGCGTGGACGATCCGTGGCTGCGCGCGATCGCGCATGCCGAAAGCGGCTTCGACGCGGCCGCGGTCTCGCCGAAGGGCGCGCAGGGGGTGATGCAGCTGATGCCGGACGTGGCGAAGGAATACGGCGTGGCCGATCCGTTCGCCGCCGACCAGTCGATCGCCGGCGGCGCGCGCTACATGAAGGCGCTGCTGCGCCGCTACGACGGCGACCGCACGCTGGCCGCCGCCGCCTACAACGCCGGCATCGGCACGGTGGCGCGCTACCGCGGCGTGCCGCCCTATGCGGAAACGCGCGAGTACATCGACAAGGTGATGGCGCTGTACCAGCGCTATCGCGAGGCGATGGGGATCAAGGCGGAGACGCCGGCGCAGTAG
- a CDS encoding AIM24 family protein, producing the protein MSVRTLAEFLSASREKDASADAFELENPHLLEVRLDGLVWAKAGAMVARKGAVKFTRQGLMEQGLGNLLKKAVSGEGMQLMKIEGQGRVYLADAGKKITLLRLAGEAIFVNGNDVLAIESGIDSQITMMRKVAGMLSGGLFNVRLSGHGIVAITSHYEPLTLPVNAQTGPVFTDPNATVAWSGGLTPEIVADVSLGTLLGRGSGESIQLRFAGDGWVVVQPYEEVALQAKS; encoded by the coding sequence ATGAGCGTACGTACCCTGGCCGAATTCCTGTCCGCCTCGCGCGAGAAGGACGCGTCCGCCGACGCGTTCGAACTGGAGAACCCGCACCTGCTGGAAGTGCGCCTGGACGGCCTGGTCTGGGCCAAGGCCGGGGCGATGGTCGCGCGCAAGGGCGCGGTCAAGTTCACCCGCCAGGGGCTGATGGAACAGGGCCTGGGCAACCTGCTGAAGAAGGCGGTCAGCGGCGAAGGCATGCAGCTGATGAAGATCGAGGGCCAGGGCCGCGTGTACCTGGCCGACGCCGGCAAGAAGATCACCCTGCTGCGCCTGGCCGGCGAGGCGATCTTCGTCAACGGCAACGACGTGCTGGCCATCGAGTCCGGCATCGACAGCCAGATCACCATGATGCGCAAGGTCGCCGGCATGCTCTCCGGCGGCCTGTTCAACGTGCGCCTGAGCGGCCACGGCATCGTCGCCATCACCTCGCACTACGAACCGCTGACCCTGCCGGTCAACGCGCAGACCGGCCCGGTGTTCACCGACCCCAACGCCACCGTGGCCTGGTCCGGCGGGCTAACCCCGGAGATCGTCGCCGACGTCAGCCTGGGCACGCTGCTCGGGCGCGGCTCGGGCGAAAGCATCCAGCTGCGCTTCGCCGGCGACGGCTGGGTGGTGGTGCAGCCGTACGAGGAAGTGGCGCTGCAGGCCAAGAGCTGA
- a CDS encoding pitrilysin family protein: MLRPLSLLISSILTLGAGAAIAPASAAPPALAAKATVPEIAYTRFTLPNGLTVVVHEDHKAPVVAVSIWYHIGSGDEPAGKTGFAHLFEHLMFSGSENHKGTYFQPFEKVGATDMNGTTWFDRTNYFETVPTTALDMALWMESDRMGHLLGAIGQKELDTQRGVVQNEKRQGENRPYGRVDENILANIFPANHPYQHDTIGSMADLDAASLDDVKQWFHDNYGAANTTLVLAGDITVAQAKAKAEQYFGDIPAGKPVPRQQPWITPLAKQTRGVQHDQVAQPRIYRTWVAPQLGTDDAVQLDLATTVLGGGKTSRLYQRLVYRDNLVDDVSASIQPFALASQLQISADVKDGVDPAKVEAAIADELKKFLAEGPTADELQRAQVNYRAGFVRGLEKVGGFTGKAAILAEGQVYRNDPGAYKHDLQRAQAATAASVRKAADTWFGKGDYLLTVLPAGEGFDPVAEDKALKPLPAADGKPAPKLPAKASYSAGKNQVDRAAGIPETNQFPSLSFPQLQRGKLKNGIEVVLAERHTIPVTQIELLFDAGYAVDQGGKLGTANFTAALMNESTRSLDSVEVAQRRQRLGAITSVACELDSCAASLDALNDQLAPSLALFADIVRNPAFKAEDIERVRGQWLASIAQEKTQPQGLALRTLPPLLYGPQHPYGVPLTGSGTEAAIKSLSASDLTAFQANWLRPDNLRILVAGDTTLAQIIPQLDAAFGDWQPPATARPGKTLAQVAAQPKPRVFLINRTDAPQSLILAGLLAPSTKAPDNLAIGVANGAFGGTFTSRLNMNLREDKRWAYGANSFMLDAQGQRPFLFFAPVQTDKTAESAAEILKEAKAVVGDKPLTSDEIAKIKNQRIRALPGSFETTGAVLGAVESIVQYGRPDDYVQTLKARLEAIDQNAAQAAIKQIVAPQAMTWVIVGDLKQIEAPVRALKLGEVQVLDSDGQPVKAKAKAAAKQ; encoded by the coding sequence ATGCTCCGACCCTTGTCGCTGTTGATCTCCAGCATCCTCACCCTCGGCGCCGGCGCCGCGATCGCCCCGGCCAGCGCCGCGCCGCCGGCGCTGGCGGCCAAGGCCACCGTGCCGGAGATCGCCTACACCCGCTTCACCCTGCCCAACGGGCTGACCGTGGTGGTGCACGAGGACCACAAGGCGCCGGTGGTGGCGGTGAGCATCTGGTACCACATCGGCTCCGGCGACGAGCCGGCCGGCAAGACCGGCTTCGCGCACCTGTTCGAGCACCTGATGTTCTCCGGCTCGGAGAACCACAAGGGCACCTACTTCCAGCCGTTCGAGAAGGTCGGCGCCACCGACATGAACGGCACCACCTGGTTCGACCGCACCAACTACTTCGAGACCGTGCCGACCACCGCGCTGGACATGGCGCTGTGGATGGAATCGGACCGCATGGGCCACCTGCTCGGCGCGATCGGGCAGAAGGAACTGGACACCCAGCGCGGCGTGGTGCAGAACGAGAAGCGCCAGGGCGAGAACCGCCCCTACGGGCGCGTGGACGAGAACATCCTGGCCAACATCTTCCCGGCCAACCATCCCTACCAGCACGACACCATCGGCTCGATGGCCGACCTCGACGCGGCCTCGCTGGACGACGTCAAGCAGTGGTTCCACGACAACTACGGCGCCGCCAACACCACCCTGGTGCTGGCCGGCGACATCACCGTGGCCCAGGCCAAGGCCAAGGCCGAGCAGTACTTCGGCGACATCCCCGCCGGCAAGCCGGTGCCGCGCCAGCAGCCGTGGATCACCCCGCTGGCCAAGCAGACCCGCGGCGTGCAGCACGACCAGGTCGCGCAGCCGCGCATCTACCGCACCTGGGTGGCGCCGCAGCTGGGCACCGACGACGCGGTGCAGCTGGACCTGGCCACCACCGTGCTCGGCGGCGGCAAGACCAGCCGCCTGTACCAGCGCCTGGTGTACCGCGACAACCTGGTGGACGACGTCTCGGCCAGCATCCAGCCGTTCGCGCTGGCCAGCCAGCTGCAGATCAGCGCCGACGTGAAGGACGGCGTGGACCCGGCCAAGGTCGAGGCCGCCATCGCCGACGAACTGAAGAAGTTCCTGGCCGAAGGCCCGACCGCCGACGAACTGCAGCGCGCGCAGGTCAACTACCGCGCCGGCTTCGTGCGCGGCCTGGAGAAGGTCGGCGGCTTCACCGGCAAGGCCGCGATCCTGGCCGAGGGCCAGGTCTACCGCAACGATCCGGGCGCCTACAAGCACGACCTGCAACGCGCCCAGGCCGCCACCGCGGCCAGCGTGCGCAAGGCCGCCGACACCTGGTTCGGCAAGGGCGACTACCTGCTGACGGTGCTGCCGGCCGGCGAGGGCTTCGACCCGGTGGCCGAGGACAAGGCGCTCAAGCCGCTGCCCGCGGCCGACGGCAAGCCCGCGCCCAAGCTGCCGGCCAAGGCCAGCTACAGCGCCGGCAAGAACCAGGTCGATCGCGCCGCCGGCATCCCGGAGACCAACCAGTTCCCGAGCCTGAGCTTCCCGCAGCTGCAGCGCGGCAAGCTCAAGAACGGCATCGAGGTGGTGCTGGCCGAGCGCCACACCATCCCGGTGACCCAGATCGAACTGCTGTTCGACGCCGGCTATGCGGTCGACCAGGGCGGCAAGCTCGGCACCGCCAACTTCACCGCGGCGCTGATGAACGAGAGCACCCGCAGCCTGGATTCGGTGGAAGTGGCGCAGCGCCGCCAGCGCCTGGGCGCGATCACCAGCGTGGCATGCGAACTGGACAGCTGCGCCGCCTCGCTCGATGCGCTCAACGACCAGCTGGCGCCGTCGCTGGCGCTGTTCGCCGACATCGTGCGCAACCCGGCGTTCAAGGCCGAGGACATCGAGCGCGTGCGCGGCCAGTGGCTGGCCTCCATCGCGCAGGAGAAGACCCAGCCGCAGGGCCTGGCGCTGCGCACCCTGCCGCCGCTGCTGTACGGTCCGCAGCATCCCTACGGCGTGCCGCTCACCGGCAGCGGCACCGAGGCGGCGATCAAGAGCCTGAGCGCCAGCGACCTGACCGCGTTCCAGGCCAACTGGCTGCGCCCGGACAACCTGCGCATCCTGGTCGCCGGCGACACCACCCTGGCACAGATCATCCCGCAGCTCGACGCCGCGTTCGGCGACTGGCAGCCGCCGGCCACCGCGCGCCCGGGCAAGACCCTGGCGCAGGTCGCCGCGCAGCCCAAGCCGCGGGTGTTCCTGATCAACCGCACCGACGCGCCGCAGTCGCTGATCCTGGCCGGCCTGCTGGCGCCGTCCACCAAGGCGCCGGACAACCTGGCCATCGGCGTGGCCAACGGCGCCTTCGGCGGCACCTTCACCTCGCGGTTGAACATGAACCTGCGCGAGGACAAGCGCTGGGCCTACGGCGCCAACAGCTTCATGCTGGATGCGCAGGGCCAGCGCCCGTTCCTGTTCTTCGCCCCGGTGCAGACCGACAAGACCGCCGAGTCGGCCGCCGAGATCCTGAAGGAAGCCAAGGCCGTGGTCGGCGACAAGCCGCTGACCAGCGATGAGATCGCCAAGATCAAGAACCAGCGCATCCGCGCCCTGCCGGGCAGCTTCGAGACCACCGGCGCGGTGCTGGGCGCGGTCGAGAGCATCGTCCAGTACGGCCGTCCGGACGACTACGTGCAGACCCTGAAGGCGCGCCTGGAAGCGATCGACCAGAACGCGGCGCAGGCGGCGATCAAGCAGATCGTCGCGCCGCAGGCGATGACCTGGGTCATCGTCGGCGACCTCAAGCAGATCGAGGCGCCGGTGCGCGCGCTGAAGCTGGGCGAGGTGCAGGTGCTGGACAGCGACGGCCAGCCGGTCAAGGCGAAGGCCAAGGCCGCCGCCAAGCAGTAA
- a CDS encoding DUF72 domain-containing protein, producing MPTASPRRTDAAPRIRVGCAGWSIASTQRALVGDGASQLARYATRFDAVEINSSFYRPHRPATYQRWAESVPADFRFSAKLPRTITHDARLYRVAPLLQTFLGEVGHLGDKLGCLLVQLPPSLAFDARTAATFFAMLRRRWHGGIACEPRHASWFCARAEALWQRHGIARVAADPALNAAAAQPAGTAAPAYWRWHGAPRIYYSDYPDAVLQQLAARVVAATPAAGEAWVIFDNTALGHALDNAATLQGQLRVGGSGVGPGT from the coding sequence ATGCCGACCGCCTCGCCCCGCCGCACCGACGCCGCACCGCGCATCCGCGTCGGCTGCGCCGGCTGGTCGATCGCCAGCACCCAGCGCGCGCTGGTCGGCGACGGCGCCAGCCAGCTGGCGCGCTATGCCACTCGCTTCGACGCGGTCGAGATCAATTCCTCGTTCTATCGCCCGCACCGCCCCGCCACCTACCAGCGCTGGGCCGAGAGCGTGCCGGCGGATTTCCGCTTCTCGGCCAAGCTGCCGCGCACGATCACCCACGACGCGCGCCTGTACCGCGTCGCGCCGCTGCTGCAGACCTTCCTCGGCGAGGTCGGCCACCTCGGCGACAAGCTCGGCTGCCTGCTGGTGCAGTTGCCGCCGAGCCTGGCCTTCGACGCGCGCACCGCCGCCACCTTCTTCGCGATGCTGCGGCGCCGCTGGCACGGCGGCATCGCCTGCGAACCGCGCCACGCCAGTTGGTTCTGCGCCCGCGCCGAGGCGCTGTGGCAGCGCCACGGCATCGCGCGCGTGGCCGCCGATCCGGCCCTGAACGCCGCCGCCGCGCAGCCGGCGGGCACGGCGGCGCCGGCCTACTGGCGCTGGCACGGCGCGCCACGCATTTATTACAGCGACTACCCCGACGCCGTCCTGCAGCAGTTGGCCGCACGCGTCGTCGCCGCCACGCCGGCGGCGGGCGAGGCGTGGGTGATTTTCGACAACACCGCGCTGGGCCACGCCCTGGACAACGCCGCCACGCTGCAGGGGCAGTTGCGCGTGGGAGGCAGTGGCGTCGGCCCAGGCACCTGA
- a CDS encoding APC family permease — MTQTALRRDVGPFALMLTGLGSIIGSGWLFGAWRAAGLAGPGAIWAWLLGAAIVTTIALAYAELGAMFPESGGMVRYSHYSHGSLVGFIAGWANWIAIVSVIPVEAEASVQYMASWPWQWAQDLYVQQPGGAGELSVPGLYIAAALVLVYFLLNFWSVKLFARSNSLITVFKLVVPALTGVALIASGFHGENFSVGLHGGAHTIDFAAVLTAVATAGIVFSFNGFQSPVNLAGEARDPGRSIPFAVLGSIALATVIYLILQVAYIGAVPPDLLAKAGWHGIDFRSPFAQLAIIVNLHWLAMLLYVDAFVSPSGTGITYTATTARMIYGMERNGTLPAVLGKLHPHWGVPRPAMFFNLAVSYLFLFFFRGWGTLAAVISVATIISYLTGPISAMALRRHAPEMHRPLRIVGLPVLAAAAFVLATELLYWARWPLTGEIIVLMLVALPVYAYYQHRQGWQDFGKHLRGASWLIAYLPTIALLSWAGSTTFGGHGYLSYGPDLAVVAVVALGFYFWGVRAGWRTPSLQQASAG, encoded by the coding sequence ATGACCCAAACCGCCTTGCGCCGCGATGTCGGCCCGTTCGCCCTGATGCTGACCGGCCTGGGTTCGATCATCGGCTCCGGCTGGCTGTTCGGCGCCTGGCGCGCGGCCGGGCTGGCCGGCCCCGGCGCGATCTGGGCCTGGCTGCTGGGCGCGGCGATCGTCACCACCATCGCCCTGGCCTATGCCGAACTGGGCGCGATGTTCCCCGAGTCCGGCGGCATGGTCCGCTACAGCCACTATTCGCACGGCTCGCTGGTCGGCTTCATCGCCGGCTGGGCCAACTGGATCGCGATCGTGTCGGTGATCCCGGTGGAGGCCGAGGCCTCGGTGCAGTACATGGCATCGTGGCCGTGGCAATGGGCGCAGGACCTGTACGTGCAGCAGCCCGGCGGCGCCGGCGAGCTGTCGGTGCCGGGCCTGTACATCGCCGCGGCGCTGGTGCTGGTGTATTTCCTGCTGAACTTCTGGAGCGTCAAGCTGTTCGCGCGCTCCAACAGCCTGATCACCGTGTTCAAGCTGGTGGTGCCGGCGCTGACCGGCGTGGCGCTGATCGCCAGCGGTTTCCACGGCGAGAACTTCAGCGTCGGCCTGCATGGCGGCGCGCACACCATCGATTTCGCCGCGGTGCTGACCGCGGTGGCCACCGCCGGCATCGTGTTCAGCTTCAACGGCTTCCAGAGCCCGGTGAACCTGGCCGGCGAGGCGCGCGATCCCGGGCGCAGCATCCCGTTCGCGGTGCTGGGTTCGATCGCGCTGGCGACGGTGATCTACCTGATCCTGCAGGTGGCCTACATCGGCGCGGTGCCGCCGGACCTGCTGGCCAAGGCCGGCTGGCACGGCATCGATTTCCGCTCGCCGTTCGCGCAGCTGGCGATCATCGTCAACCTGCACTGGCTGGCGATGCTGCTGTACGTGGACGCCTTCGTCAGCCCCAGCGGCACCGGCATCACCTACACCGCCACCACCGCGCGGATGATCTACGGCATGGAGCGCAACGGCACGCTGCCGGCGGTGCTGGGCAAGCTGCATCCGCACTGGGGCGTGCCGCGCCCGGCGATGTTCTTCAACCTGGCGGTGTCCTACCTGTTCCTGTTCTTCTTCCGCGGCTGGGGCACGCTGGCGGCGGTGATCTCGGTGGCCACGATCATCTCCTACCTGACCGGCCCGATCAGCGCGATGGCGCTGCGCCGCCACGCGCCGGAGATGCACCGCCCGCTGCGCATCGTCGGCCTGCCGGTGCTGGCCGCGGCGGCCTTCGTGCTGGCCACCGAACTGCTGTACTGGGCGCGCTGGCCGCTGACCGGCGAGATCATCGTGCTGATGCTGGTGGCGCTGCCGGTGTACGCCTACTACCAGCACCGCCAGGGCTGGCAGGATTTCGGCAAGCACCTGCGCGGCGCCAGCTGGCTGATCGCCTACCTGCCGACCATCGCGCTGCTGTCGTGGGCCGGCAGCACCACCTTCGGCGGCCATGGCTATCTGTCCTACGGTCCGGACCTGGCCGTGGTCGCGGTGGTCGCGCTGGGCTTCTATTTCTGGGGCGTGCGCGCCGGCTGGCGCACGCCGTCGCTGCAGCAGGCCAGCGCCGGCTGA